One Solanum lycopersicum chromosome 2, SLM_r2.1 genomic region harbors:
- the LOC104645820 gene encoding endonuclease 4 isoform X2: MGGFELKWFVGVAVVLMMVQNILGWGKEGHYIICKIAEEYLTEDALAAVKALLPDQAEGDLAAVCSWPDEVRRHYHYRWSSPLHYVDTPDFLCNYKYCRDCHDGHGLKDRCVTGAIYNYSMQLSQGYYDLNSEKYNLTEALMFLSHFVGDVHQPLHVGFTGDLGGNSIIVRWYRRKTNLHHVWDNMIIESALKTYYKSDIMLMTQVLLKNITHEWSDDVPSWEDCKEMVCPDPNATPGSTLTDDYFLSRLPVVEKRLAQGGVRLAEVLNRIFTKKPSDAAQ; encoded by the exons ATGGGTGGGTTTGAGCTCAAATGGTTTGTAGGAGTAGCTGTTGTTCTGATGATGGTTCAAAATATTCTTGGTTGGGGGAAAGAGGGACACTATATTATCTGCAAAATTGCTGAG GAATATCTAACAGAAGATGCTTTAGCTGCAGTCAAAGCATTACTCCCAGATCAAGCCGAAGGTGATCTTGCAGCTGTCTGCTCCTGGCCTGATGAGGTTCGGCGCCACTACCACTACCGCTGGAGCTCTCCATTACATTATGTAGATACACCTGATTTCTTGTGCAATTACAAATATTGCC GAGACTGCCATGACGGGCATGGGCTCAAGGACAGGTGTGTTACGGGAGCAATATACAACTACTCAATGCAACTTTCGCAGGGATATTATGATTTGAATTCAGAAAAAT ACAACTTGACTGAAGCACTTATGTTCTTGTCTCATTTTGTTGGTGACGTACATCAG CCTCTCCATGTTGGTTTCACTGGAGATCTTGGTGGAAACAGTATAATTGTTCGTTGGTACAGGAGGAAGACTAATTTGCACCAT GTATGGGATAACATGATTATTGAATCTGCGTTGAAGACATACTACAAATCTGATATAATGTTAATGACACAAGTTCTTCTGAAAAACATCACT CATGAATGGTCCGATGATGTTCCATCTTGGGAAGATTGCAAGGAGATGGTTTGTCCTGACCC AAATGCAACCCCGGGAAGCACTTTAACAG ACGATTACTTCCTCTCTCGTCTTCCTGTTGTGGAGAAGAGGTTGGCACAAGGTGGGGTCCGCTTGGCCGAAGTTCTCAACagaattttcactaaaaaaCCATCAGATGCTGCACAATGA
- the TBN1 gene encoding endonuclease precursor-like precursor, with amino-acid sequence MLRLTSLSSIFFLCVAFINQHGVEAWSKEGHVMTCRIAQGLLNDEAAHAVKMLLPEYVNGDLSALCVWPDQVRHWYKYKWTSPLHFIDTPDKACNFDYERDCHDQHGVKDMCVAGAIQNFTTQLSHYREGTSDRRYNMTEALLFLSHFMGDIHQPMHVGFTSDAGGNSIDLRWFRHKSNLHHVWDREIILTAAKDYYAKDINLLEEDIEGNFTDGIWSDDLASWRECGNVFSCVNKFATESINIACKWGYKGVEAGETLSDDYFNSRLPIVMKRVAQGGIRLAMLLNNVFGASQQEDSVVAT; translated from the exons ATGTTGAGGTTAACTTCATTAAGCAGTATTTTCTTTCTCTGTGTTGCTTTTATCAACCAACATGGTGTTGAAGCATGGAGCAAAGAGGGGCATGTGATGACTTGTCGAATCGCGCag GGCTTGTTGAATGATGAGGCAGCTCATGCAGTCAAGATGTTGTTGCCGGAATATGTTAACGGTGACTTATCGGCCCTCTGTGTGTGGCCAGACCAAGTCAGGCACTGGTATAAGTATAAATGGACAAGCCCTCTACACTTCATTGATACACCAGATAAAGCTTGCAACTTTGATTATGAAA GGGACTGTCATGATCAACATGGAGTAAAGGATATGTGTGTTGCTGGTGCAATTCAGAACTTTACTACTCAACTCTCTCATTACAGAGAGGGAACTTCTGATCGTCGAT ATAATATGACAGAGGCTTTGCTGTTTTTGTCACATTTCATGGGAGATATCCATCAA CCTATGCATGTTGGATTTACAAGTGATGCTGGAGGAAATTCTATTGATTTGCGCTGGTTTAGGCATAAATCAAACTTGCACCAT GTGTGGGATAGGGAGATAATACTAACAGCTGCAAAAGACTACTATGCGAAGGATATAAACCTCCTTGAAGAAGACATTGAAGGGAACTTCACTGAC GGAATTTGGTCTGATGATCTTGCTTCTTGGAGAGAATGTGGCAATGTCTTTTCTTGCGTAAACAA GTTTGCAACGGAAAGTATAAATATAGCATGCAAATGGGGATACAAAGGTGTTGAAGCCGGTGAAACTTTATCAG ATGATTACTTCAATTCAAGACTTCCAATAGTAATGAAACGAGTAGCACAAGGTGGAATAAGATTAGCGATGCTTTTAAACAACGTTTTTGGAGCTTCTCAACAAGAAGATTCAGTTGTTGCAACTTAA
- the LOC101258913 gene encoding internal alternative NAD(P)H-ubiquinone oxidoreductase A1, mitochondrial, protein MALVRAARSSFRRSGGAIGNYASERNIFCEGISPFRHPAPVFEKAVTGFNSSYIPSTQMINQLSFGNRGMKFTPQYQFPHAAAETVGGADSKNERSSYPGLEATKQGEKPRVVVLGSGWAACRFLKGIDTSMYDVVCIAPRNHMVFTPLLASTCVGTLEFRSVAEPVTQIQKALAKDPNSYFFLASCTGVDADKHEVYCETVGDRGVSHEHYRFKVAYDKLVIASGAEPLTFGIKGVEEHAFFLREVQNAQEIRKKLLMNLMVSETPGISEEEKERLLHCVVIGGGPTGVEFSGELSDFIMRDVRERYAHVKNYIHVTLIEANEILSSFDVGLREYATKHLTKVGVRLVHGVVKEVHPDKIVLSDGSDVPYGLLVWSTGVGPSNFVKSLNVPKSPGGRIGIDEWLRVPSVEDVFAIGDCAGFLEQTGKPVLPALAQVAERQGKYLVKLFTDIGKQNGGKALSAKDITLGDPFVYKHLGSMATVGRYKALVDLRQAKGEKGVSLAGFTSWLIWRSAYLTRVISWRNRFYVAMNWGTTLIFGRDNTKIG, encoded by the exons ATGGCATTGGTAAGGGCTGCAAGGAGTAGCTTTAGGCGTTCTGGAGGTGCAATCGGAAACTATGCAAGTGAGAGAAATATATTCTGTGAAGGCATATCACCATTTAGACATCCTGCGCCAGTTTTTGAAAAAGCTGTAACAGGTTTCAATTCATCATACATTCCAAGTACCCAGATGATAAATCAATTAAGTTTCGGGAACAGAGGAATGAAGTTTACCCCTCAATATCAGTTTCCACATGCAGCAGCTGAGACGGTTGGGGGTGCTGATTCAAAGAATGAAAGATCCAGTTATCCAGGCCTTGAAGCAACAAAACAGGGCGAAAAACCTAGAGTAGTTGTTCTTGGATCTGGTTGGGCCGCTTGCAGATTCCTCAAAGGAATAGACACtagtatgtatgatgttgttTGTATAGCACCAAGAAACCATATGGTCTTTACACCATTGCTTGCATCTACTTGTGTTGGAACATTGGAATTCCGATCAGTTGCTGAACCAGTCACCCAGATACAGAAAGCACTGGCAAAGGATCCAAATTCATATTTCTTCCTAGCATCCTGCACTGGTGTTGATGCTGATAAACATGAA GTATACTGTGAAACGGTTGGCGATCGTGGAGTCTCTCATGAGCATTACAGATTTAAGGTTGCATATGACAAGCTTGTCATTGCTTCTGGAGCTGAACCTTTGACCTTTGGCATAAAGGGAGTGGAGGAACATGCCTTCTTTCTCCGTGAAGTACAGAATGCCCAAGAAATCAGGAAGAAGCTTCTTATGAACTTGATGGTCTCAGAAACTCCAG GCATCTCGGAAGAAGAGAAAGAGCGCTTGTTGCACTGTGTTGTGATTGGAGGTGGACCTACAGGGGTTGAATTCAGCGGGGAGCTAAGTGATTTTATTATGAGAGATGTACGCGAACGTTATGCTCATGTCAAAAACTACATTCATGTGACCCTCATTGAG GCTAATGAGATTTTGTCTTCATTTGATGTTGGGTTGCGGGAGTATGCGACAAAGCATTTGACCAAG GTTGGTGTCCGCCTTGTTCATGGTGTTGTAAAAGAAGTACATCCAGATAAAATAGTTCTCAGTGATGGAAGTGATGTTCCATATGGCCTTCTCGTTTGGTCTACTGGAGTTGGTCCTTCCAATTTTGTTAAATCACTAAATGTTCCCAAGTCTCCTGGTGGAAG GATTGGAATTGATGAATGGTTGCGAGTTCCTTCCGTAGAAGATGTGTTTGCTATAGGAGATTGTGCTGGTTTTCTTGAACAGACTGGAAAGCCGGTGCTTCCGGCTCTTGCTCAG GTTGCTGAAAGGCAAGGGAAGTATCTTGTTAAATTGTTCACCGACATTGGGAAACAGAATGGAGGCAAAGCTCTCTCAGCCAAAGACATCACTCTAGGAGATCCATTTGTTTACAAGCATCTTGGAAGCATGGCAACTGTGGGGCGTTACAAGGCTCTTGTTGATCTCCGTCAAGCTAAG GGTGAGAAGGGTGTCTCATTAGCAGGCTTCACGAGCTGGCTTATTTGGCGGTCCGCGTATCTGACTCGAGTTATCAGCTGGAGGAACAGGTTTTACGTGGCTATGAACTGGGGAACAACGTTAATCTTTGGCAGAGACAATACTAAGATAGGATAA
- the LOC101268548 gene encoding uncharacterized protein yields the protein MKAVVITSPGGPEVLKLQEVEDPQIKDDEILIKIAATALNRADTLQRQGKYPPPKGDSEYPGLECSGTVEAVGKEVTRWKIGDQVCALIGGGGYAEKVAVPTGQVLPIPSGVSLQDAASFPEVVCTVWSTIFMTSKLSSGETFLIHGGSSGIGTFAIQMAKCLGVKVFITAGSEEKLSACKELGADVCINYKTEDFVTRIKEETGGKGVDVILDNIGGSYFQRNLDSLNVDGRLFIIGFMGGTVTQVNLGCLLARRLTVQAAGLRSRSPKNKAQIVREVEKNVWPAIAAGKVKPVVYKYFPLAEAAEAHQLMESSNHIGKILLTV from the exons ATGAAGGCTGTTGTAATCACAAGCCCTGGTGGTCCAGAAGTGTTGAAGCTTCAAGAAGTGGAAGACCCACAAATTAAAGATGATGAAATCTTGATTAAGATAGCAGCTACTGCCCTTAATAGAGCTGATACCCTTCAACGCCAAGGTAAATACCCACCCCCTAAAGGCGACAGTGAATACCCAGGTCTTGAATGTTCTGGAACTGTTGAAGCAGTCGGCAAGGAAGTTACTCGCTGGAAAATTGGTGATCAG GTATGTGCTCTCATTGGTGGAGGTGGTTATGCGGAGAAAGTAGCTGTACCTACTGGACAAGTTCTTCCTATTCCATCAGGTGTGTCTTTACAAGATGCGGCTAGCTTTCCTGAAGTGGTGTGCACTGTTTGGTCGACCATTTTCATGACGAGCAAGCTTTCCTCTGGTGAAACGTTTCTG ATACATGGAGGCTCTAGTGGAATTGGTACGTTTGCCATTCAAATGGCTAAGTGCCTTGGAGTCAAAGTTTTCATCACAGCAG GAAGTGAGGAAAAACTTTCCGCATGCAAAGAACTCGGGGCTGATGTTTGCATCAATTACAAGACTGAAGACTTTGTTACACGCATCAAGGAAGAAACAGGAGGGAAAG GTGTTGATGTCATACTAGATAATATAGGAGGTTCATACTTCCAACGGAACCTTGACAGCCTCAATGTTGATGGTAGGCTCTTCATTATTGGTTTTATGGGAGGAACAGTGACACAAGTAAATCTTGGCTGTTTGTTAGCAAGACGCCTTACAGTGCAGG CTGCTGGCTTGCGTAGTAGAAGCCCAAAAAACAAAGCTCAAATTGTGAGAGAAGTGGAAAAAAATGTTTGGCCTGCAATTGCAGCAGGGAAGGTGAAACCGGTGGTGTACAAGTACTTCCCCTTAGCAGAAGCTGCTGAGGCTCACCAGTTAATGGAAAGCAGCAACCACATTGGAAAGATTCTGCTCACTGTTTGA
- the LOC104645820 gene encoding endonuclease 4 isoform X1 yields MGGFELKWFVGVAVVLMMVQNILGWGKEGHYIICKIAEEYLTEDALAAVKALLPDQAEGDLAAVCSWPDEVRRHYHYRWSSPLHYVDTPDFLCNYKYCRDCHDGHGLKDRCVTGAIYNYSMQLSQGYYDLNSEKYNLTEALMFLSHFVGDVHQPLHVGFTGDLGGNSIIVRWYRRKTNLHHVWDNMIIESALKTYYKSDIMLMTQVLLKNITHEWSDDVPSWEDCKEMVCPDPYASESIRLACKFAYRNATPGSTLTDDYFLSRLPVVEKRLAQGGVRLAEVLNRIFTKKPSDAAQ; encoded by the exons ATGGGTGGGTTTGAGCTCAAATGGTTTGTAGGAGTAGCTGTTGTTCTGATGATGGTTCAAAATATTCTTGGTTGGGGGAAAGAGGGACACTATATTATCTGCAAAATTGCTGAG GAATATCTAACAGAAGATGCTTTAGCTGCAGTCAAAGCATTACTCCCAGATCAAGCCGAAGGTGATCTTGCAGCTGTCTGCTCCTGGCCTGATGAGGTTCGGCGCCACTACCACTACCGCTGGAGCTCTCCATTACATTATGTAGATACACCTGATTTCTTGTGCAATTACAAATATTGCC GAGACTGCCATGACGGGCATGGGCTCAAGGACAGGTGTGTTACGGGAGCAATATACAACTACTCAATGCAACTTTCGCAGGGATATTATGATTTGAATTCAGAAAAAT ACAACTTGACTGAAGCACTTATGTTCTTGTCTCATTTTGTTGGTGACGTACATCAG CCTCTCCATGTTGGTTTCACTGGAGATCTTGGTGGAAACAGTATAATTGTTCGTTGGTACAGGAGGAAGACTAATTTGCACCAT GTATGGGATAACATGATTATTGAATCTGCGTTGAAGACATACTACAAATCTGATATAATGTTAATGACACAAGTTCTTCTGAAAAACATCACT CATGAATGGTCCGATGATGTTCCATCTTGGGAAGATTGCAAGGAGATGGTTTGTCCTGACCC ATATGCTTCTGAAAGTATCCGTTTGGCCTGCAAATTTGCCTACAGAAATGCAACCCCGGGAAGCACTTTAACAG ACGATTACTTCCTCTCTCGTCTTCCTGTTGTGGAGAAGAGGTTGGCACAAGGTGGGGTCCGCTTGGCCGAAGTTCTCAACagaattttcactaaaaaaCCATCAGATGCTGCACAATGA